A window of the Verrucomicrobiia bacterium genome harbors these coding sequences:
- the moeB gene encoding molybdopterin-synthase adenylyltransferase MoeB — MNFDFSSEQLTRYSRHFILPEIGEPGQKKLLASKVLLIGSGGLGSPIGLYLAAAGVGTLGLVDFDKVDLSNLQRQIIHTNDSIGTPKIESAEKRIKAMNPDTKIVKYPVKITSENALDIIKDYDLVIDGTDNFPTRYLTSDACVFLNKPNIYGSIFRFDGLATVFKSDEGPCYRCLYPEPPPPGMVPSCAEGGVLGILPGVIGLIQATEAVKLLVGIGRTLVGRLLVYDALQMTFRELKLKKDPNCPVCGKNPTITQLIDYEQFCGLGRGGAQDSIDEISVVELKAKIDAKGDFLLIDVREPFEYQIASIQGAKLMPLGTLQDHLPELEAYKNKEIVAHCHHGGRSRRALQMLQSRGFKKLKNVAGGIDQWSEKVDPAVARY; from the coding sequence ATGAATTTTGATTTCAGTTCCGAACAGCTCACGCGTTACAGCCGGCACTTCATCCTTCCCGAGATCGGGGAGCCCGGGCAGAAGAAACTGCTCGCGTCCAAAGTGCTGCTCATCGGTTCCGGCGGCCTGGGTTCGCCGATCGGCCTTTACCTTGCCGCGGCCGGCGTGGGCACGCTGGGCCTTGTGGATTTCGACAAGGTCGACCTTTCCAACCTTCAGCGCCAGATCATCCACACGAACGATTCCATCGGCACGCCGAAGATTGAATCCGCGGAAAAGCGCATCAAGGCCATGAACCCGGACACGAAAATCGTGAAGTATCCGGTGAAAATCACTTCCGAGAATGCGCTCGACATCATCAAGGACTACGACCTCGTCATCGACGGCACGGACAATTTCCCGACGCGTTATCTCACGAGCGATGCCTGCGTATTCCTTAATAAGCCGAACATCTACGGTTCCATTTTCCGTTTTGACGGGCTCGCCACGGTTTTTAAATCCGACGAAGGCCCGTGCTACCGCTGCCTGTATCCGGAACCGCCTCCTCCGGGCATGGTCCCGAGCTGCGCCGAAGGCGGCGTGCTGGGCATTCTTCCGGGCGTCATCGGACTCATCCAGGCGACCGAAGCCGTGAAGCTCCTCGTCGGCATCGGACGCACGCTGGTCGGGCGCCTGCTCGTTTACGACGCGCTGCAGATGACCTTCCGCGAGCTCAAATTGAAAAAAGATCCCAACTGCCCCGTGTGCGGCAAGAACCCGACGATCACCCAGCTCATCGACTACGAACAGTTCTGCGGCCTGGGACGCGGCGGAGCGCAGGACTCGATCGACGAAATCAGCGTGGTCGAGCTCAAGGCCAAGATCGATGCCAAGGGCGATTTCCTGCTGATCGACGTGCGCGAACCTTTCGAGTATCAAATTGCGAGCATCCAGGGGGCGAAACTCATGCCGCTCGGAACGCTGCAGGACCACCTCCCGGAACTCGAAGCCTACAAGAACAAGGAAATCGTGGCGCATTGCCATCATGGCGGCCGCAGCCGCCGCGCGCTGCAGATGCTTCAATCCAGGGGCTTCAAGAAGCTGAAGAACGTCGCGGGCGGCATCGACCAGTGGTCGGAAAAAGTCGACCCGGCCGTCGCGCGTTACTAA
- a CDS encoding aminotransferase class V-fold PLP-dependent enzyme — protein sequence MASFWKKIRKDFPNARRSVYLDHAAGGPVPAPVASRIKQHLEENAREADFAWPRWTRQLDEAREKAARFINADPDEVAFIQSTSQGMNYIADMAAGEGKVLASTSEFPSSTLPWLWRKARMVFQTPKGPGVMPAEIKKVLPGVKTILTSYVQYATGFRQDLEALGKMKGNRFLAVNATQGFGVLPVDVKKWNADFLCTNSYKWLMAGYGGGLLYVRRKWLKKYKPASLGWRSVVDSDKMDNRNTRARAEAARYEFGCSSFSTIFAVTAAIDYLSGIGMRKIEERVLELTDFAVEQLQRKGFRILSSLERKHRSGIVIVGVENPEPVWRRLLGSGIFTTVRGGGLRLAPHFYNSMEEIEFFVKTLAQCRDKQGAKRKAV from the coding sequence ATGGCGTCATTCTGGAAGAAAATCCGCAAAGACTTCCCCAATGCGCGCCGCTCTGTCTACTTGGACCACGCCGCCGGCGGCCCGGTTCCCGCTCCCGTCGCTTCCCGCATCAAACAGCACCTCGAAGAAAACGCCCGCGAGGCGGACTTTGCCTGGCCTCGCTGGACGCGCCAACTGGATGAAGCGCGCGAAAAAGCGGCGCGTTTCATTAATGCAGACCCGGACGAAGTCGCCTTCATCCAGAGCACGTCGCAGGGCATGAACTACATTGCCGACATGGCCGCGGGCGAAGGCAAAGTCCTCGCGAGCACGAGCGAATTCCCGTCGTCCACGCTGCCTTGGCTGTGGCGCAAGGCGCGCATGGTCTTCCAGACGCCAAAAGGCCCGGGCGTCATGCCGGCGGAAATCAAAAAGGTTCTTCCCGGCGTCAAAACAATCCTTACGAGTTACGTTCAATACGCCACCGGTTTTCGGCAGGACCTCGAAGCGCTCGGCAAAATGAAGGGGAATCGCTTTCTCGCCGTGAACGCGACGCAGGGTTTCGGCGTGCTGCCCGTGGACGTCAAAAAATGGAACGCGGATTTTCTTTGCACGAACAGCTACAAGTGGCTGATGGCCGGCTACGGCGGCGGCCTCCTGTACGTGCGCCGGAAATGGCTGAAGAAATACAAGCCCGCTTCCCTCGGCTGGCGGAGCGTTGTCGACTCGGATAAAATGGACAACCGAAACACGCGGGCGCGGGCCGAGGCGGCGCGCTACGAGTTCGGGTGCTCGAGCTTTTCCACGATTTTCGCCGTGACCGCCGCGATCGATTATCTGTCCGGCATCGGCATGCGGAAAATCGAGGAACGGGTACTGGAATTGACCGATTTTGCCGTTGAACAGTTGCAAAGGAAGGGGTTCCGCATCCTTTCCTCGCTGGAAAGAAAGCACCGGTCCGGCATCGTGATCGTGGGCGTGGAAAATCCCGAACCGGTGTGGCGCCGGCTGCTGGGGAGCGGAATTTTTACGACCGTGCGCGGCGGCGGCCTCCGGCTTGCGCCGCATTTCTACAATTCCATGGAAGAAATCGAATTTTTCGTGAAAACCCTCGCCCAATGCCGGGACAAGCAAGGGGCGAAAAGAAAGGCCGTATGA
- a CDS encoding Glu/Leu/Phe/Val dehydrogenase dimerization domain-containing protein, which produces MKKKAAVSKSKAFSAFESVNFYLEKAFDFLGYNAPMRTLLKTPWREIQVIVPVRMDNGELRIFEGYRVQHSAARGPYKGGIRYHPETDLDDVRALSSLMSWKTALVNIPFGGAKGGVRCAPEKLSPRELQTLTRSYINNIQSVIGPYHDIPAPDVGTNSQVMAWIMDEYSITHGHTPAVVTGKPPALGGMKEREEATGRGVSLIAEMLCEDLKLSLSRATCAVQGFGNVGSHAARLLWEKGVKITAVSGKEGGLHNPKGLDIPDLLNHAAKGGLLTDYPEADVMTNEELLAAKCDILIPAALGNVLDKTNAKKVRARVILEGANGPTNPDADDIFAEKGVVVIPDILANAGGVIVSYFEWVQNIQQYSWEKYHINLELKKILTKAYQDMKQFSRKHKVSYRIASFILGVGRVAEAERLRGT; this is translated from the coding sequence ATGAAAAAAAAAGCAGCCGTCTCAAAGAGCAAGGCATTCAGCGCGTTCGAGTCCGTGAATTTCTACCTGGAAAAGGCCTTTGATTTCCTCGGCTACAACGCGCCCATGCGCACGCTGCTGAAAACCCCCTGGCGCGAGATCCAGGTGATCGTGCCGGTCCGGATGGACAACGGCGAACTGCGGATCTTCGAAGGCTACCGCGTGCAGCACAGTGCCGCGCGCGGCCCGTACAAGGGCGGCATCCGTTACCATCCCGAAACCGATCTCGACGACGTGCGCGCGCTGTCGTCGCTCATGAGCTGGAAGACGGCGCTCGTCAACATCCCGTTCGGCGGAGCCAAGGGCGGCGTGCGCTGCGCGCCGGAAAAACTCTCGCCCCGCGAGCTGCAGACGCTTACGCGATCCTACATTAATAATATCCAGAGCGTGATCGGGCCTTACCACGACATCCCGGCCCCGGATGTGGGCACGAATTCCCAGGTCATGGCGTGGATCATGGACGAATACTCGATTACGCACGGCCACACGCCCGCGGTGGTGACGGGCAAGCCGCCTGCGCTCGGCGGCATGAAGGAAAGGGAAGAGGCGACGGGCCGCGGTGTCAGCCTGATCGCGGAAATGCTGTGCGAAGACCTGAAGCTCTCGCTCTCGCGCGCCACCTGCGCGGTCCAGGGTTTCGGCAATGTGGGTTCGCACGCGGCAAGGCTTCTTTGGGAAAAAGGCGTGAAGATCACCGCGGTGTCCGGCAAGGAAGGCGGGCTTCACAATCCCAAAGGACTCGATATCCCGGACCTTCTCAATCACGCGGCCAAGGGCGGTCTCCTGACCGATTATCCCGAGGCCGACGTCATGACCAACGAAGAATTGCTCGCGGCTAAATGCGATATCCTGATTCCCGCGGCGCTCGGCAACGTCCTCGACAAGACCAACGCCAAAAAAGTACGCGCGCGCGTGATCCTGGAAGGCGCCAATGGCCCGACGAATCCGGACGCGGACGATATTTTCGCGGAGAAAGGCGTGGTCGTGATCCCGGACATCCTGGCCAATGCCGGCGGCGTCATCGTGTCGTATTTCGAGTGGGTTCAGAACATCCAGCAGTATTCGTGGGAAAAATATCACATCAACCTGGAGCTGAAAAAAATCCTGACCAAGGCCTACCAGGACATGAAACAGTTTTCGCGCAAACACAAGGTGTCCTACCGCATCGCCTCGTTCATCCTGGGTGTCGGCCGCGTCGCCGAGGCGGAACGGCTGCGCGGAACATGA
- a CDS encoding DUF748 domain-containing protein has protein sequence MTLARRRFLFFCALAVAFTVCVDNLVGKAVDPYLERLLANLFGCPVRIEALQMNIITGRVHVSGFEIRNPPGFSETPHLWAKSLDFSLDFLGLLQHKVLISKVTFQDLFFLIERQQFPDDKWSNIRKWVHHIRDRNDDKPEGPEESPSWIVDIAKIEFHNSTFIFDDRTRADHENRYVFDRLDGSLDGFHWPTDSPTDLHQKVHVKGIMGADGPSTLEIDGDANFATKHVSFDLTGYAKGGKINEYRRFWKEYPIQVQDGKFDLAIRMICMDRQIKTQTMLRLYELSVMPGGKPAELFLGVPYTAALAFLQSQKEIHLKIPVSGDIREPEFEFNRAFGRAFQESLSHKMQSGIRALTVAPVILAEKTGKAVTETVVGTQEKLTGGLEKITSFVVKKEAEPKEGESNGT, from the coding sequence ATGACGCTTGCCCGACGCCGCTTTTTGTTTTTCTGCGCGCTCGCCGTTGCTTTTACGGTTTGCGTCGATAATCTCGTCGGCAAGGCGGTGGACCCTTATCTCGAAAGGCTGCTGGCCAATTTGTTCGGATGTCCCGTCCGGATCGAGGCGCTGCAAATGAACATCATTACCGGACGCGTGCACGTGTCCGGCTTCGAAATCCGCAATCCTCCCGGATTTTCCGAAACGCCGCACCTGTGGGCCAAGTCGCTTGATTTTTCCCTGGATTTTCTCGGGCTTCTGCAGCACAAGGTTCTGATTTCGAAGGTCACGTTTCAGGATCTTTTCTTCCTGATCGAGCGCCAGCAATTTCCGGACGACAAGTGGAGCAATATCAGGAAGTGGGTGCATCACATCCGTGACCGCAATGACGATAAGCCCGAAGGGCCGGAAGAAAGTCCGTCCTGGATCGTGGACATCGCGAAGATCGAGTTCCATAACAGCACCTTCATTTTCGACGACAGGACGCGGGCGGACCACGAAAACAGGTACGTGTTCGACAGGCTGGACGGCAGCCTCGACGGATTTCATTGGCCCACGGATTCGCCGACCGATCTCCACCAGAAGGTTCACGTCAAGGGAATCATGGGCGCCGACGGCCCTTCTACTCTCGAGATCGACGGCGACGCGAATTTCGCGACCAAGCACGTGAGTTTTGATTTGACCGGTTATGCCAAGGGCGGCAAAATTAACGAATACCGCCGGTTTTGGAAAGAATATCCGATCCAGGTGCAGGACGGAAAATTCGATCTGGCCATCCGCATGATCTGCATGGACCGCCAGATCAAGACGCAGACCATGCTCCGGCTTTATGAATTGAGCGTGATGCCCGGCGGCAAGCCCGCCGAGCTCTTCCTCGGCGTGCCGTATACCGCCGCGCTGGCGTTTTTGCAAAGCCAAAAAGAGATCCACCTGAAGATCCCGGTGTCCGGAGACATCCGTGAGCCGGAGTTCGAATTTAACCGCGCCTTCGGCCGCGCGTTCCAGGAATCGTTGAGCCATAAGATGCAGTCCGGCATCCGCGCGCTCACGGTCGCCCCGGTCATCCTGGCGGAAAAGACGGGCAAGGCTGTCACCGAAACCGTCGTCGGCACGCAGGAGAAGCTGACCGGCGGTCTGGAAAAGATTACTTCGTTTGTCGTGAAAAAAGAAGCGGAACCGAAAGAAGGGGAATCGAATGGAACGTAA
- the era gene encoding GTPase Era — MERKCGFVSIIGKPNVGKSTLLNSLVGEKLAGVSPKPQTTRGVTRGIVSRKEGQIVYLDTPGFHKPADRLGEWMLHEVEQSLEDSDLIYWMVLPLRPEAAEYRLVELLKKSGLPVFLLVNQVDKFPKPDVLPALEAYSKLHDFKELIPISAKQGTQVDLLVQKTLEHLPEGEPMFPEDQLSDQNVRFIVGELIREKIYLMTGQEVPYDTALMIDDYKEREDGVVEVYATFVVEKESQKAILIGKQGTKMKEIGQAARLDVENFLGKRVFLKLWVKTMEHWKRDASSLRQLGYQ; from the coding sequence ATGGAACGTAAATGCGGCTTTGTTTCTATCATCGGAAAGCCGAACGTCGGCAAATCCACGCTGCTTAATTCTCTGGTCGGCGAGAAACTCGCGGGCGTTTCGCCCAAGCCGCAGACGACGCGCGGCGTCACGCGCGGCATCGTCTCGCGCAAGGAAGGCCAGATCGTGTACCTGGACACGCCCGGGTTCCACAAGCCCGCGGACAGGCTCGGGGAATGGATGCTGCACGAAGTCGAACAGTCGCTCGAAGATTCCGACCTGATCTACTGGATGGTGCTGCCTCTGCGGCCCGAGGCGGCCGAATACCGCCTTGTGGAGCTTTTGAAAAAATCCGGGCTTCCGGTTTTTCTCCTCGTCAACCAGGTGGACAAGTTTCCCAAGCCGGATGTGCTTCCGGCGCTCGAGGCCTATTCCAAGCTGCATGACTTCAAGGAGCTCATCCCGATCTCGGCCAAGCAGGGCACGCAGGTGGATCTGCTCGTGCAAAAAACGCTCGAGCATCTTCCGGAAGGCGAGCCGATGTTTCCCGAAGACCAGCTCTCGGACCAGAACGTGCGGTTCATCGTAGGGGAACTCATCCGCGAGAAAATTTATCTCATGACCGGCCAGGAAGTGCCCTACGACACCGCGCTCATGATCGACGACTACAAGGAGCGCGAAGACGGGGTCGTGGAAGTCTATGCCACGTTCGTCGTGGAAAAAGAATCGCAGAAAGCGATCCTGATCGGCAAGCAGGGCACCAAGATGAAAGAGATCGGGCAGGCCGCGCGCCTGGACGTGGAAAATTTTCTGGGGAAAAGGGTTTTCCTGAAATTGTGGGTCAAGACCATGGAGCATTGGAAGCGGGACGCTTCCTCGCTCCGCCAGCTGGGGTACCAATAA
- a CDS encoding 2-dehydropantoate 2-reductase, translating into MKILVFGAGSIGMTFGGFLSPRHDVTLLGRKPHMEAVRRRGLRVGGIWGRHVFRRLKTATDPRALGRDYDLILLTVKSYDTEKAARRLRNLLGPNTAVVSLQNGVGNLEILRRHLPADRVLGARVIFGVVMKGPADLEVTVIAKPTAVGEASLKKITPRAKKIAAMFDRAGLPSVPAADIQSVLWAKLVYNCALNPLASLLGSNYGFLGDHGLTRSLMDEIIAEVYRVARAGRVVMNPPNEAAYRKLFYGKLVPSTYHHHPSMLQDLRNGKRTEIEALSGAVVRMARKTGKAAPVNEYLWKAIREKQAGIKERPHGV; encoded by the coding sequence ATGAAGATCCTTGTTTTCGGCGCCGGATCCATCGGCATGACGTTCGGCGGTTTTCTTTCGCCGCGCCATGACGTGACGCTGCTCGGCCGCAAACCTCACATGGAAGCGGTGCGGCGGCGGGGCCTGCGCGTGGGCGGCATCTGGGGACGGCACGTTTTCCGCCGGCTGAAAACCGCGACGGATCCGCGTGCGCTGGGCCGCGATTATGACCTGATCCTTCTTACCGTCAAATCCTACGACACGGAAAAGGCCGCGCGCCGGCTCCGAAATCTTCTCGGGCCCAACACCGCCGTTGTGTCGCTTCAGAACGGCGTGGGAAACCTGGAAATCCTGCGGCGCCATCTGCCTGCGGACCGCGTCCTTGGGGCGCGCGTTATTTTCGGCGTCGTGATGAAGGGGCCGGCCGATCTTGAGGTGACGGTGATTGCCAAACCTACGGCCGTGGGCGAAGCCTCATTGAAAAAAATAACGCCGCGCGCGAAAAAAATCGCAGCCATGTTCGACCGCGCGGGCCTTCCGAGCGTGCCGGCCGCGGACATCCAGAGCGTGCTGTGGGCGAAGCTCGTCTACAACTGCGCGCTGAACCCGCTTGCGTCGCTTCTCGGATCAAATTATGGTTTTCTTGGCGACCACGGACTGACGCGCTCGCTCATGGACGAGATCATTGCCGAAGTTTACCGCGTGGCGCGCGCCGGAAGGGTTGTCATGAATCCTCCGAATGAGGCCGCGTACCGGAAATTATTTTACGGAAAGCTCGTGCCCAGCACCTACCATCACCACCCTTCCATGCTTCAGGACCTGCGGAACGGCAAGCGCACGGAGATCGAAGCCCTGAGCGGCGCGGTCGTGCGCATGGCCCGCAAAACCGGCAAGGCCGCGCCCGTCAATGAGTACCTCTGGAAGGCGATCCGCGAAAAGCAGGCGGGCATCAAAGAAAGGCCGCATGGCGTTTAA
- a CDS encoding arginine deiminase-related protein → MAFNLLMCPPDYFEVAYEINPWMSIERRVHQEAAQKQWQDYYNLLTGTLKVKVELLEPVRGLPDLVFTANGGIVHKRLFVRSNFRHKERKGEEPYFEKWFKKKGYKVKTIGRPLCFEGEGDALMMGKDLYTGFHFRSDVEAHDAVSGHLNLTYFALELCDERFYHLDTCFAPLNEKSALVYFPAFEPYAQLVLWENVSDPIQVPENEAVRFACNAVVLGTDVVMPDGCPQTTAELEKRGFRVYPLDFSEFMKAGGAAKCLVLKI, encoded by the coding sequence ATGGCGTTTAACCTGCTCATGTGCCCGCCCGATTATTTCGAGGTGGCTTACGAAATCAATCCGTGGATGAGCATCGAGCGCCGCGTCCACCAGGAAGCCGCGCAAAAGCAGTGGCAGGATTATTACAATCTCCTGACCGGCACGCTGAAGGTGAAGGTGGAGCTGCTGGAGCCCGTGCGCGGGCTGCCGGACCTTGTCTTCACCGCGAACGGCGGCATCGTGCACAAACGGCTTTTTGTGCGCAGCAATTTCCGGCACAAGGAAAGAAAAGGCGAGGAGCCGTATTTCGAGAAGTGGTTCAAGAAAAAGGGCTACAAAGTGAAGACGATCGGCCGTCCGCTGTGTTTCGAAGGCGAAGGCGATGCGCTCATGATGGGCAAGGATTTGTACACGGGGTTTCATTTCCGTTCGGATGTCGAAGCGCATGACGCCGTGTCCGGCCATCTGAACCTGACCTACTTTGCGCTCGAGCTTTGCGACGAACGCTTTTATCATCTGGATACGTGCTTCGCGCCGCTCAACGAAAAGTCCGCGCTGGTTTATTTCCCGGCCTTCGAGCCGTACGCGCAGCTCGTCCTTTGGGAAAATGTTTCGGACCCGATCCAGGTTCCGGAAAACGAGGCCGTGCGCTTTGCGTGCAATGCCGTGGTGCTCGGCACCGACGTCGTGATGCCGGACGGATGCCCGCAGACGACGGCCGAGCTTGAAAAGCGGGGCTTTCGCGTGTATCCTCTCGACTTTTCCGAATTCATGAAAGCCGGCGGCGCGGCCAAGTGCCTCGTCTTGAAAATCTAA
- a CDS encoding HAD family phosphatase, producing MKSKPEIKTVIFDLGNVLLNFDARRSALRFSKECKVSVTRAWTHFFTSKTEKAYTRGEITCRQFYEHAREVLKMPVDFKTFKHYWNDIFWENEGMDDLLADLSKRYPLYLISNTNKMHFDHIKKNFKILRHFKKTYPSHEVGARKPDVIIYERVLAKIGYKPEETVFVDDKREFIKGAKEAGMNGIIFRSKKQLIRDLKKLGVKI from the coding sequence ATGAAATCAAAACCCGAAATCAAAACCGTGATCTTCGACCTCGGCAACGTGCTGCTCAACTTCGACGCCCGGCGCTCCGCGCTGCGCTTTTCCAAGGAATGCAAGGTCTCCGTGACCCGGGCCTGGACCCATTTCTTCACTTCCAAGACCGAAAAGGCGTACACGCGCGGCGAAATTACCTGCCGCCAGTTTTACGAGCACGCGCGCGAGGTCCTCAAAATGCCTGTCGATTTCAAGACGTTCAAGCATTACTGGAACGACATCTTCTGGGAAAACGAAGGCATGGACGATCTTCTGGCCGACCTGTCGAAGCGGTATCCGCTTTATCTGATCTCGAACACGAACAAAATGCATTTCGATCACATCAAAAAGAATTTTAAAATTCTCCGCCACTTCAAAAAGACCTACCCTTCCCACGAGGTCGGCGCGCGCAAGCCGGATGTCATCATTTACGAGCGCGTCCTGGCCAAGATCGGCTACAAGCCGGAAGAGACCGTGTTCGTGGACGATAAGCGCGAATTCATCAAGGGCGCGAAAGAGGCGGGCATGAACGGCATCATCTTCCGCAGCAAGAAGCAGCTCATCCGCGACCTGAAAAAGCTCGGCGTCAAAATTTAA
- a CDS encoding M48 family metalloprotease produces MTAFVSSCAGRLILAMVPGQFILPEQAPEVRVILEKICRRAGIPVPGLYVIASAGGYAFTVRGPRGHVIALSQGLFEILNREEFEGLLAHEAAHIVRGDVSRSAIAAAGLALLSRMAAIVRWTVAASGEGGNPDRHPLVLLAEALLFPFRALVRHALVPRNREERADEASLAWSGHPLYLAGALKKMEARNRRFPNPALREDLAHLPPLDPCPGGGFFRLKGTHPRLEARLARLEKAGRYKDAV; encoded by the coding sequence ATGACCGCATTTGTTTCCTCCTGCGCGGGCCGCCTGATCCTGGCCATGGTTCCCGGGCAGTTCATCCTTCCCGAACAGGCGCCGGAGGTCCGAGTCATCCTCGAAAAAATTTGCCGGCGCGCCGGGATTCCGGTTCCGGGTCTTTACGTGATCGCAAGCGCCGGCGGATATGCGTTCACCGTACGCGGCCCGCGCGGCCATGTGATCGCGCTCTCGCAGGGGCTTTTCGAAATCCTCAACCGCGAAGAATTTGAAGGGCTCCTTGCCCATGAAGCCGCTCACATTGTCCGGGGCGACGTGTCCCGGTCGGCGATTGCCGCGGCCGGGCTGGCGTTACTTTCCAGGATGGCCGCAATCGTGCGCTGGACCGTGGCCGCCTCAGGCGAGGGAGGAAACCCGGACCGCCATCCTTTAGTCCTCCTGGCCGAGGCCCTGCTCTTTCCGTTCCGCGCGCTGGTGCGTCATGCGCTGGTTCCCCGGAACCGCGAAGAAAGGGCGGATGAGGCGTCTCTTGCCTGGTCCGGCCATCCGCTTTATCTCGCGGGCGCGCTCAAAAAAATGGAAGCGCGGAACCGGCGGTTTCCGAATCCGGCACTGCGGGAAGACCTGGCGCATTTGCCGCCTCTGGACCCTTGCCCCGGCGGCGGATTTTTCCGGCTGAAAGGGACGCATCCCCGCCTGGAAGCGCGCCTCGCCCGTCTTGAAAAAGCGGGCCGTTATAAAGACGCCGTCTGA
- a CDS encoding ferredoxin family protein, translated as MAYVIIEKCLGERYASCVAVCPVDCIYPGDYNGEEFMVIDPAICITCGACLPECPIGAIVESEDYSPEWAKINAELSPAYKEHPKVPERAKDDPPRKPGNKLVN; from the coding sequence ATGGCGTATGTAATCATCGAAAAATGTTTGGGCGAACGTTATGCTTCCTGCGTGGCCGTGTGTCCGGTTGACTGCATTTATCCCGGCGATTATAACGGCGAAGAATTCATGGTGATCGATCCCGCTATCTGCATTACCTGCGGCGCCTGCCTTCCCGAATGTCCGATCGGGGCCATCGTGGAATCTGAGGATTACAGCCCCGAATGGGCCAAGATCAATGCCGAGCTCTCTCCGGCCTATAAAGAACACCCCAAAGTGCCGGAACGTGCGAAAGACGATCCTCCCCGCAAACCGGGCAACAAGCTGGTCAATTAA
- a CDS encoding deaminase gives MIIGLTGKNGAGKGEVAKFLQERGYAYYSLSDMLREEAAREGKEVTRDILVELGNRLREERGPGVLAEKVIMKLDPEKHYVIDSVRHPSEVQVLRRRADFILASVRAPEKLRFERLRQRKRESDPLTYEQFLELEQKESASQNTSHQQLDRTISMADVVVDNTGPLKALHERVREILLEFSKKEMRPNWDDYFMGIAKVVALRSNCIKRKVAAVIAKDKRIISTGYNGTPRGVKNCSEGGCPRCNTIGTSGQALEECYCSHAEENAIVQSAYHGVNIKGSVLYTTFSPCLMCTKMIINAGIHEVVYNVSYPMSDTSLALLQQAGVGVKQLAVNSASGAF, from the coding sequence ATGATTATCGGTCTTACGGGTAAAAACGGGGCAGGCAAGGGCGAGGTGGCCAAATTCCTCCAGGAACGGGGCTATGCTTATTATTCCCTTTCCGACATGCTGCGCGAAGAAGCCGCCCGGGAAGGCAAAGAAGTCACCCGGGACATCCTCGTGGAACTGGGCAACCGGCTGCGGGAAGAGAGGGGGCCCGGCGTACTGGCCGAAAAGGTCATCATGAAGCTGGATCCCGAAAAACATTATGTCATTGATTCGGTCCGGCATCCTTCCGAAGTCCAGGTCCTGCGGCGCCGGGCGGATTTTATCCTGGCCAGCGTTCGCGCGCCGGAAAAACTCCGCTTTGAACGCCTGCGCCAGCGCAAACGCGAAAGCGACCCCCTGACTTACGAACAGTTTCTCGAGCTCGAGCAGAAAGAATCCGCCAGCCAGAACACAAGCCATCAGCAGCTCGACCGCACGATCTCCATGGCCGACGTGGTCGTGGACAACACGGGCCCGCTGAAGGCGCTGCATGAACGCGTGCGCGAAATCCTTCTGGAATTTTCCAAAAAAGAAATGCGGCCGAACTGGGACGATTACTTCATGGGCATCGCAAAAGTCGTGGCGCTCCGCTCTAATTGCATCAAGCGCAAGGTCGCGGCCGTCATCGCCAAAGACAAGCGCATCATTTCCACGGGTTACAATGGCACGCCGCGCGGCGTGAAAAACTGTTCCGAGGGCGGATGCCCGCGCTGCAACACGATCGGGACGTCCGGCCAGGCGCTGGAAGAATGCTACTGTTCGCACGCGGAAGAAAACGCGATCGTGCAGTCGGCCTACCACGGCGTGAACATCAAGGGCTCGGTGCTCTACACGACGTTTTCCCCGTGCCTGATGTGCACGAAAATGATCATCAACGCCGGCATCCACGAGGTCGTCTACAACGTGAGTTATCCGATGAGCGATACGTCGCTGGCGCTTTTGCAGCAGGCGGGCGTCGGCGTGAAGCAGCTTGCCGTCAATTCCGCTTCGGGAGCGTTTTGA